In Zingiber officinale cultivar Zhangliang chromosome 6A, Zo_v1.1, whole genome shotgun sequence, a single genomic region encodes these proteins:
- the LOC121998456 gene encoding RING-H2 finger protein ATL46-like, which translates to MSSSSGSKIRPALLIVIVVLAVAFFVSGLVHVLFRFVFRKRRRSPPPQDGGGGESSVPDRRLQQLFHQHDSGLDQAFIDALPVFLYADLVAAKEEPFDCAVCLCEFDAATGDELRLLPVCGHAFHLACIDTWLLSNSTCPLCRGSLFPQRSSIEHIAFNFSDRTQDDEEAAGEPHACAVEETAAVKAFPVRLGKFRNLGDGHGDTEGTTHGDSSGRIVMKNWRFKEGESSSNSRRLSLDARRCFSMGSYQYVVADAELHVAFKNCCSSANRGREVIGADEAAEGKRLGVGCRRESFSVSKIWLWSNNKEKTLYSNTSDLEASSPWKKIKANW; encoded by the coding sequence ATGAGCAGCTCATCGGGCAGCAAGATCCGCCCGGCGCTCCTCATCGTCATCGTTGTCCTCGCCGTTGCATTCTTTGTTTCCGGCCTCGTCCACGTCCTCTTTCGGTTCGTCTTCAGGAAGCGCCGCCGCTCTCCTCCGCCTCaggacggcggcggcggcgagtcGTCGGTGCCTGATCGACGGCTGCAGCAGCTGTTCCACCAGCACGACTCCGGGCTCGACCAGGCCTTCATCGACGCGCTCCCGGTGTTCCTCTACGCCGACCTCGTTGCGGCCAAGGAGGAGCCTTTCGACTGCGCCGTCTGCCTCTGCGAGTTCGACGCGGCCACCGGCGACGAGCTCCGCCTGCTGCCCGTCTGCGGACACGCCTTCCACCTCGCCTGCATTGACACGTGGCTGCTCTCCAACTCCACCTGCCCCCTCTGCCGCGGCTCCCTCTTCCCTCAGAGATCTTCCATCGAACACATCGCATTCAACTTCAGCGACCGAACCCAAGACGACGAGGAGGCCGCCGGAGAGCCCCACGCATGCGCCGTCGAAGAAACCGCCGCAGTGAAGGCGTTCCCGGTGAGGCTTGGCAAGTTCAGGAACTTGGGAGACGGACACGGAGACACCGAGGGCACCACCCATGGCGACTCAAGCGGCAGAATTGTGATGAAGAATTGGAGATTCAAGGAAGGGGAGAGCAGCAGCAACAGCCGTCGCCTCAGCTTGGATGCGAGGAGGTGCTTCTCGATGGGGTCGTACCAGTACGTGGTGGCCGACGCCGAGCTCCACGTCGCCTTCAAGAACTGCTGCTCTTCCGCTAACAGGGGAAGGGAAGTGATCGGCGCCGACGAGGCCGCAGAGGGGAAGCGACTCGGCGTCGGCTGCCGGCGGGAGAGCTTCTCCGTGTCAAAGATCTGGTTATGGAGTAACAATAAAGAAAAGACGCTTTATTCCAACACGTCCGATCTCGAAGCAAGCTCGCCATGGAAGAAGATAAAAGCGAATTGGTGA